Proteins encoded by one window of Camelus dromedarius isolate mCamDro1 chromosome 27, mCamDro1.pat, whole genome shotgun sequence:
- the TLE6 gene encoding transducin-like enhancer protein 6 has translation MFFQHQGSQVSSGEQASQGSQGPASPEASRHAGVRTLQPSSLQGPNFEDTMAARSSDWLQQPPGMDDEADLELDVRLSWDSEPRLWQDVLTEELWRTFAGTREKEKRPGLRRMPCHLPLCPLLPPVGIATGQAPGLESQNPGPRRLGVEVLNEDTLVLSLPKPSPSNCEGSKEESTGWGAVGRGVSSHAAQEAAGRADQFLKPICWDPEDFESTSNRPDALPWQPKKLAVPHRVEKKRRLEHGDPVLATAVSSFTRHAFTCGRGGVKVWSLVKQVVVAWYPECYLPVQIPGAYLRTCLLFSNSTALLTGGHNLAGVSLWDLMAPSLYVRAELPCAGLSCQALAASPEDCLAFAGFTNGTVRIWDLRNQSVVRDLPGCLNGAKSIAVKDQNIWTGGLDACLRCWDLRTTRDPQEYLFEAQIMSLSASPKEDWVLVGTANGRQWLQPTRGGQKRMVGCKDGTILGLKFSPLGHWWVSVGTDGLVSIYSMPTGTSVVQVPETSSITCCDVSASNHLMVTGFRDHAVVYQIAY, from the exons ATGTTCTTCCAGCACCAGGGGAGCCAGGTCTCCTCTGGTGAGCAGGCCAGCCAGGGCTCCCAAGGGCCGGCCAGCCCCGAGGCCTCCCGGCACGCAGGGGTCAGGACCCTGCAGCCGTCCAGTCTCCAGGGGCCCAACTTCGAAGACACCATGGCCGCGAGGTCCTCCGACTGGCTCCAACAGCCTCCTGGCATGGACGACGAGGCCGACCTCGAGCTAGATGTGCGGCTGTCCTGGGACTCGGAGCCCCGCTTGTGGCAGGACGTTCTGACTGAGGAACTCTGGCGGACTTTTGCTGGGACCCGGGAGAAGGAGAAACGCCCGGGCCTCAGGA GGATGCCCTGCCATCTCCcactctgtcctctcctccctcccgtTGGCATAGCGACAGGCCAGGCGCCAGGGCTG GAAAGCCAGAACCCAGGACCACGACGCTTGGGAGTGGAAGTACTTAACGAGGACACTCTGG TTCTCAGCCTACCTAAGCCCTCCCCCAGCAACTGTGAGGGCTCCAAAGAAGAGAGCACAGGATGGGGCGCTGTAGGCCGGGGGGTGTCCTCCCACGCGGCTCAG GAGGCTGCCGGGAGAGCGGATCAATTTCTGAAGCCCAT ATGCTGGGATCCTGAGGACTTTGAAAGCACGAGTAATAGGCCTGATGCCTTGCCCTGGCAACCCAAGAAGCTGGCCGTCCCACACCGAGTGGAGAAGAAGCGGAGGCTGGAACACGGGGATCCTGTGCTGGCCACGGCTGTCAGCAGCTTCACGCGGCACGCCTTCACCTGTGGTAGGGGTGGCGTGAAGGTGTGGAGCCTGGTCAAGCAGGTGGTGGTGGCCTGGTATCCGGAGTGCTACCTGCCTGTgcag ATTCCCGGGGCCTACCTGCGCACCTGCCTGCTGTTCTCAAatagcacagccctgctgacaggCGGCCACAACCTGGCCGGCGTGAGCCTGTGGGACCTGATGGCGCCTTCCCTGTACGTGAGAGCGGAGCTGCCCTGTGCGGGCCTCAGCTGCCAGGCCTTGGCCGCCAGCCCCGAGGACTGCCTGGCTTTTGCCGGCTTTACCAATGGCACCGTCAGGATCTGGGACCTGCGGAACCAGAGCGTGGTCAG GGACCTGCCGGGGTGCTTGAACGGAGCCAAGAGCATCGCTGTCAAAGACCAGAACATCTGGACGGGGGGTCTGGATGCTTGCCTGCGGTGCTGGGACCTGAGGACCACCAGGGACCCCCAGGAATACCTGTTTGAGGCTCAG ATAATGAGCCTGTCCGCAAGCCCCAAGGAGGACTGGGTGCTGGTGGGCACAGCCAATGGCCGGCAGTGGCTGCAGCCCACTCGGGGGGGCCAGAAGCGCATGGTGGGATGTAAGGATGGCACCATCCTTGGCCTGAAGTTCTCTCCACTTG GCCATTGGTGGGTGAGTGTGGGGACAGACGGCCTGGTCAGCATCTACAGCATGCCCACAGGGACCTCGGTGGTCCAG GTACCCGAGACGTCCTCCATCACGTGCTGTGATGTGTCCGCCAGCAACCACCTGATGGTCACGGGGTTCAGGGACCATGCTGTGGTGTATCAGATCGCGTACTGA